CGCGTTGGAAgatttaatgatttttgtaaaGGAAATTgaggtaaaagaaaagaaactgtCATATCAATCATAATCGAGTTAGGTATAAGTATAACAGATGTTGAGGAAAATCTTTGTTCGGAATTAGTCTTTCACTTTGACCATAGACTTTACAATTTCACAAATGATGTGTCTTGGACGATCTTCATGCTTCTCAACAATTTAATTTCCCTTTCTCCAGCATATTTAATTAACAATTTACTTGCTAACTATCTcagaaaaaactattatttcaAACTTAACCTACCGTGTATTTTAATGGCAATTAATGACAATGCCAAACATTTGACCTGTGAGGATGACTGAGTACTTACCATTGGAACCACATGCACGTCATCGGTAcgtaataaagaagaaaaaaaatatcaaatatataattcacaTTAGTTATAATAAGTTATGGCTAGAGAGAAGTTCTATATAGTTCCAAAAAAAACCCATATATAGGTTTAATACCATGAGGCTGTAGGGTTTTTGCGAAACAAGAAGTTAGATAGATTAAGTAAAATATCAGAGGAGATATGATCATGAGTTTTTGGATCAactacatttaatttttataataattttgatcGAGAGAGACTGAAGAAGAGATCACATGCCGTGAGTCAGACACTCTACAGTTTTTGAGAAACTTCCATCTATCTCCTCTGTCATTTATACTTGTCCTAAATCAAGCAATCTATAACAGTACTGTTAATAGTACTAGCTaatcattattattgttaacaGTATCAGTTCACACatagataaaacaaattattatatcatctcattagaaaaacgaaatcaaTTTTAGTTTCATCATATGTCTTAATCAgtcatttgtatatatatatatactgcaTCGACCAGTTTTTATTCTGTAAGACAGAATTAGTAAATGGGGATTAGCTACAGACGACTGATAGTCACATCCATGATCCATGCaagtaataattaaatagctaaaaatatgataattcTGCAGGGAAGTAGTTTGATATAAATACTTTATATTACCATCCGTTTACATTCATCTACGCCAACATTTCACATGTTACGTATTTACTCACAATCTGACGTTCTCCACATAACTAACGTTAACCTCCTATATTATTGTAGACAGGGGTTGAATCTAGATGGAATGACACGATATTATCTAAGTAAAAACCTGTCCATGAGACTAGAggtctttttcaaaatatttatgtagATTTTTGGATTATTCAACTATGACTCAAACCAGAGAAAGATATAAACAAGCTAAATTTAAGtgcataaatataatttaaagcCGCCCAGGACCAGTTTTTAACTAAActttttccatcttttctCAGTTGttgggtatatatatattacaattgAGAACTAATTTTAACATCTTTCACTCTGGAGAAATTCAATTGGGTAATATAAAAATTGCTTGAAGTTTACtaagtatatgttttttttcaaatctttgatcAGTGGAACACGAAACCTAGTTAAGTCATGTTTAGATCCGGCAAGCAAACGGATAAACGGGGAAAAAGGTAGCTTGGAGCTCAACACCAACCAGAAAGCTATTTcaatatcaaaccaaaagatttttattattctttcttttctaaaataaGTATTTTTGATTTGACCTTGAAaagtactatatataattatatatgtcgtaaatcaataaaaagagggttatattatatattaattaatatcataaGACTATAACTAAACCACATTTAAATTGCAACACAGAGATCGATCctaatgaacaaaaataaagcaaaagattAATCTTTGAAACATGAACactatcttcttttcttaaaagtaCGTACAATATGCATGTTAATCACCACTAAGTAACAACCTAGGTAAGGGTGTTTTTTCCAAATTGCACGAAGTTTCAAAAATAGataaacgaaaacaaaaacaaaaacaaaagaaatccTCTTATTATTATAACGTTTAAAGATTAACAATAATCAATAACTGATATCAGAATCTGATCAAGACCTCGGAGGTGTGAAGAATGGCGTACCCGCGATGAAGGAGTTGAGTTGAGCTGGGTAAAGCGAAGAAGGATCAAGCATTAATCCATTATTATTGTTACCGGTGACAGTCTTAGTGGCGGTCTCCTCCACATTGGTGGTGGTTGCAGTGGAAGCAAGTAGGTTAAGGTGATGATTATCTTGATGTTCTGGTCCTTGGTCATAGAGAATGCCTTTGAAGATATGGCCTCCAATGTTCACAGCCGTTTGGTAAGCATATGCTtgatcatcttcatcctcttctaTTGAGCTCACTCTAACGCACCGGAATATCGCCGGTGAGTTAACCTCCGGTGGTAAGTGTTGACTCACCTCCaaccctaatttttttattaatgattaTAAGATCaccaaaatataaacatgagatttgtttttagcCCCTTTTAGTATAACATGTTGTTGATTATAAAGCGTAGCTCCCATTTCATATCTACAAAAACGAATCTTTATTGCATTGTTTTTACATGAAATCGATCTTGGTTAGATCCTTTTATGTCGTCAGGTTTACTAAGGAACAGTAACTTGTATAAATAAAGCAGCAATATCCGGCGGACATCCTCATTCACACGCAAATGATGTTGTACTTCTCCACAAACATTCATAATTAAAACTTTGACACTTTTTCATGAAAATTTAATCAATCTTGAAAGCTAATTCAATATCATCAAGAATTTTACCTGAATTAGAATTAGCATTCACCACACGGGTATTAGCAAGAGCCgatccaccaccaccactatgGTCTTTATCATCATTATTATCACCACCACTAGCTTCTCGAAGGCGTTTGGCGTTTTGCGTTTCACGGCTGGAGGCTGAGTGGTGCTGCAAGGAAGCGAGTTGGGCTAAACGCTCACGACGTTTAGCAGCAGGAACCCAAGTGCTCTTAACGTGAGTTTGACAATGAAAGCCTCGGCTTTTACAACAAGTTCTACATCTCATATGAGGACAATCTTTCTTAGCTTGATTTCCACAATCTTGACAATTCATACCTCCTTGTCTCGTCACCGTGAACCCTCCCGGCTCATGATCGGAGACTACGTTGAAGTATAAACTCCGGCTAcggttattgttgttgttgctgctgcttccGCTAGGAACCATTCCAAATGAGTAGAAGTTTGCAGGAGCTGAGGcatgttgttgctgttgttgttgttgttgatgttcttgttgttggaAGTATTGCGGAGGCCAAATCTCGAAACCCTTGTTGTTATTATAGATCTCGTCTTtgtaaagataaagataattGCTCTtgtcttgatgatgatgatccttGTCTACTTGATGATGATCttgcttgttgttgttgctgttgttgtctCTCCCTCCTAGATAGAAGAACCCTGCCATTTCTTTCCCCAGTGGTAATCAACATCACACACCCAACACACCacaaagagaaatcaaagaaaagggtaaatcttgatttgatttccttttctttgctATAAAGATTGACGGTAGATGATGAGGAAGCTTAAGAAACTGCAAACGCCGCCATGGAATTAgtctttcttcatcacttAAGATAACTCAAGTTTGATCTCTGAAAGTGGAAGTTTGCTGGATTTACTCGGTggattaagagagagagagagagaaaaaaagtttttaagacATAGAGAGTCCCATGAAGATCTTTTGCTTTGGGCACTTCACTACAGTTATCTTCCAGTTTGAGTGAATCCCCATCACATAAATATCACTCAAActattgttgaaaaaaaaagaaaaaaaaaggaatatgGATAAATAGATAGGTGacattttttaagtaattttgtTAGAGTAATCATTCCATTCcattaatatgtatatatgcttATTCTCTACATTTTTCATAGGTATTTTCATAATCCCTTATTACAATCTAATTAATACATGTaagatgataaaaattaaatgacGCGTTGTTTTCTTTACTATGTAGGAAGTCATTTTTTTGTCCACAGATGCaaattatatatctaatcGATGGTTTTAGGATTCAAAACAATATGCATGAAGgagtataaaatatattacgCCGAACCAACGTATCGAATTTAATAATGACTCGTTTTCGTTTTagtagattttaaaaatttaagatgtgttaattaaaagaaatttcttagcgaaaatgttgtttcttttaaaactaaactagaaaatagaaaatagcTCGCTTTTTAAGCTCATAGtgttaatttttatcaatGGTGAATAGAGTGCCACGTGTTAGAACAGGGAGTTTTTCTCCACTCGTCCCTCCCCCGCAAAACCCTCCCCACCGTTTATCTTTTTACTTCGGTTTATCTATTTTGTgatgaaattatatatgggaagtttgagaaaacaaaaaaggcaAAGATAAAAGtctgaaataaagaaaaaggaaaaaaaaaatgaaatctgagaaaaaatgaaaaggataGTCTAACGTCACATTCCTTTGACATTTTATCGTCACGGACGGTCTCATCGTGAGGTTTACCGCTTAATCACGGCGATTAGACTTTCAATGACATAACTTTTTCAACGACGCCTTCGTGCgttaatttttccttttttgataattttgttatttattcgTCTAATCAGAAATACGTGGTATTAACATTGAATCGACATGAAGAGGGCGATCGTAGAAACTTAAACACTTTTTGAATATGaactataagaaaactatgtggtgtgtgaaaaaaaaacaaaaaaaaaactatgtggTTTGTTTTAAGGGATTTTTGCTGGACAGCGATCCCTAGTCTAGTTCTAGGTCACGAGTCATTATTATTAGCCGACGAAGGGATGTGATCGTCTTCCATCTTTACCCAAACTAATACATGAATATAATGTATTATTTCTGTATTCAggtttttagcttttttttttttttttttttttttttttttttaaaggtttttagCTTATTCCAATCGAAGTAGAAAACTTAGCTTTCACGTTAATACAGTACTATAtagtttcaaattttggaaaaatatataactaaacGGGATATGAGGGttatttagcttattttgctcgttttacaaattaaaactataaatatgtACACACACATAATTGCATAAACATGAGAATAGTTAAGAGTACATAAAAACCGTTAGTGGTTTATCTTAAACTAGCTACTATTAATTATAccaactaattaaatattttatactatCACGTAATTGGTCGTACATAAATCTGcgaatttaaaatttaaatcactAAAGGATTTACTTATTCAGTCATACCTTGTACCCTCATTAGAGCCGAAGCAGGCAGACCCACTCTAGTTTCTTTGATCACGTGGAATCGCGGGAATTAGCGGCGCAATTTGCATTTTATAATCATAATTAGGCGCATTtggtatttaattttaaagtttatatctCTGATGGTTCGCCTTTTCTTTATCCTAAATGTTGTGCATGTACAGTATATAAGTATATGGTCTattcaaagtttgaaaaatatttaaagatatttcatatttgtaaTCGACGACCAACCCACATACCTTAAACTCTTAATAACACTCGCATTACTTCAAAACTGATTACCAATTTTCATATCCTAATTTTTGCCATCGCATGATCTCAAATTTAACTTgtgaattatatttatttcaaaatttacgAGTCTATTCCACCTTGTATTGCCAATCGTTGACGACTTCTCATGCATATTCATAATAAGCAGGTCACGAGAGTAAGATTTTACTTCTCCAATTCTCATAGCtagatttgatcaaatcttCGGTATCGACGAGCCAATTAATACACAACCAATTTCTCAAGATAAAGTCTCTTACCTATATTACTAGCTAATCCTTGAAGATGAGATGTGcgattgacaaaaaaaaaaaaaaaatgagttatGCATGTTGTAAGGATTTGCgtatttaattgtttttggtgaGCAAATGCTTCTTTATGAACCAAGCAAGTACTTTAAAATCTTGGCTGTGAAGTATTTTTGTCGCTTTATAAAAAAGGCATACTTATTGGATTTAGAGAAACAAACGTACAAAATGAAGGCAATGTGAGTTTTCTTGGAATAGTTCTTAGAGATTTTTAACTCTCTCAAATCACTCAAATgtgaatttaaatttaaagtattcaatttgtttcaaagtctttacatgtttttgtgtTCACTTTGCCAATCACCTATATCATCAACCATTAATTTGGGTTCGCTCCATAAAATATGGTTATCAAAAACGATATGCATCGGAAACAATAcgtaaaaatatcaaaaagaaaacaatttatagTTTTCAGACAATATTAGatgtcaaagaaaaatcattattgAAATGCGTTTGTaggacaaaaaataaaaacaaaaacaaaaatctgttcaatcaaaaaaaggaaaaaaagaaaaaaaaaaaaaagagagagagagaaaagaaagccCAATCCCATCCCAAACATCTGTGTCTAGAAAAAAGGAGAATTTTCTTAACATAATACGACTTAAATTTGTTAAGCTTTAGTAAACAACAATTATATATGCGTGTATCTATAGAAAGGTTGATCGTACGTATTAGTTACCCACCCAAAAAATGGACTTGATCTTATTTAAGGGCCCGAGGCATGAGTCTTTTGTATTTTAGAATTTCTTGTTGACTAAATCACTATTTTGTCTTTATTTGTAAATGTAATTACTTAACACTCCTAACTTTGATGAATCGGGATCTTCATGATTAAACTAGTTGGCTAATGTCCCTTTTGTCTTTGTTCTTTACTTTAGTTTTCCTTTGGCTAacattattaagttttttttccttttcattttttgacattttgacGGGGTTAATAGCTACCACTGATTTACTTTTTGGCGGTTGATATTTCTCTAAGGAGACAGGCATAGCTAATTCACGTTTGATATAGATGCATGTTTCCCAATtatatcttattatcttaatttatgttattttaactcaatttacaaacaacaaaaaatgctATTGTAGTCATGCGTAGGCAATGAAGTTATCCAACATGTTCAAATGATTAACATTGTCATCCAAcactcttattttttttctaaaaacacCACAAACACTATCATTCCATTTTAAAGGATACAtctaatgtttcttttttaatttataaaaatgtgtatatttttCCGAGAGTTAGCTTCAATTCACAGTAAAGCCAATAAAGGTTTAGCTAATGCCGAAGCAATGCCCAGCATTATTCAGCCATAGATCACAATGACGAAATACTATTTAATATCAGATTGTGGGCATTGGTGTTCATTGGCATGGTTATCAGAGGtgatctatttttttttccttttttagcCGAGGTGTTCTCGGTTGTTATAATTATGATTCTTTCTATTACTAGATTTTGTCACCTCCCACAAGTCAGACAGAGAGTGAGGAGCAAAGGTCATCGTAGGGgaaaaatcaagaataagGATTAGCTCCAATAGtccaattattatttagttgtTGTCTTTCACTCTCGAGCCTTGTGCTCACCTTTCTTCTCGCTGcatctcctctctctctctctcctatATAGTACTAGTATCTTTTTATATGGTAGTCAATCATTCTCCTCACTAACAGTATTTTCCCGACAATCTTCTCAATGATtatatctattatatatacgctgtgtttaaaat
This sequence is a window from Arabidopsis thaliana chromosome 1 sequence. Protein-coding genes within it:
- the SRS5 gene encoding SHI-related sequence 5 (SHI-related sequence 5 (SRS5); CONTAINS InterPro DOMAIN/s: Lateral Root Primordium type 1, C-terminal (InterPro:IPR006511), Zinc finger, Lateral Root Primordium type 1 (InterPro:IPR006510), Protein of unknown function DUF702 (InterPro:IPR007818); BEST Arabidopsis thaliana protein match is: SHI-related sequence 7 (TAIR:AT1G19790.2); Has 299 Blast hits to 299 proteins in 34 species: Archae - 0; Bacteria - 2; Metazoa - 11; Fungi - 2; Plants - 180; Viruses - 0; Other Eukaryotes - 104 (source: NCBI BLink).) — translated: MAGFFYLGGRDNNSNNNKQDHHQVDKDHHHQDKSNYLYLYKDEIYNNNKGFEIWPPQYFQQQEHQQQQQQQQHASAPANFYSFGMVPSGSSSNNNNNRSRSLYFNVVSDHEPGGFTVTRQGGMNCQDCGNQAKKDCPHMRCRTCCKSRGFHCQTHVKSTWVPAAKRRERLAQLASLQHHSASSRETQNAKRLREASGGDNNDDKDHSGGGGSALANTRVVNANSNSGLEVSQHLPPEVNSPAIFRCVRVSSIEEDEDDQAYAYQTAVNIGGHIFKGILYDQGPEHQDNHHLNLLASTATTTNVEETATKTVTGNNNNGLMLDPSSLYPAQLNSFIAGTPFFTPPRS